TCCGTTAAGGCAGGAACTTGAATTCTGAGAACTTCTCCGTTATTTGCAGGATTAAATCCAAGGTTTGCCTGCATAATCGCCTTTTCAAGTGGAGCCAACATATTTTTATCCCACGGCTGAACAATAATTTGTTTTGCATCGGGAGCATTAACATTAGCAACCTGACTGATAGGCATTAACGTACCGTAACATTCGACTTTTACACTTTCCAGCATCTCCGGAGATGCTTTTCCTGCTCTGAGTTTCTGAAATTCTTTGTTTAAGAAGTTAACTACGGATTCCATACCGTCTTT
Above is a window of Bacteroidales bacterium DNA encoding:
- the frr gene encoding ribosome recycling factor, which gives rise to MAEEVKIVLDEVKDGMESVVNFLNKEFQKLRAGKASPEMLESVKVECYGTLMPISQVANVNAPDAKQIIVQPWDKNMLAPLEKAIMQANLGFNPANNGEVLRIQVPALTEERRKDIVKKARQEAEQARVSIRSVRKNANDMAKELKNEGVPEDDIKKLEEKIQEFTTEYTKKVDKLLETKEAEIMTV